In the genome of Candidatus Methylacidiphilales bacterium, the window CCTTTCCGTGGAGGCGGTGGACCTTTCCGAGTCCTGTCTCCGGAAAGCCCGCCATTTCGCAGATGCTTGGAAGAACATCACCTTCCGCCGCGCGGACCTGGCCCGTGAACGCGTATCCGGGCGGCTCGACTTTGTCCTCAATGTCAACGTCCTCATCATGCCCGATGCCGGGGTGCGTCAGGCCATTTTGCGCCATATCGCCGTCCGGTTGAAGCGGGGCGGACGGCTGCTCTTGGTGGTGCCCTCGCTGGAGTCCTCCCTCTGGGTGGCCCGGCGGCTGTATGATTGGGAGTTGAAGGACGGACGGACCCCGGCACAGGCAAGGCGCGGGGTCCAGCGTCTGCTGGGTGACCGCTTCCGCGTGGGTCTGGCGGACGGGCTGGTGCCTATCGATGGGGTCCCCACCAAACACTTCCTGGCTCCCGAGTTGTCGTCGGTGCTGGCCGCGGTGGGGTTGGAACTGCGCGGCCTGGAAAAGGTCGAATACGCCTGGCGGACGGAATTCGAGGACCCGCCATCGTGGATGCGCGCCCCCTACCCTTGGGATTGGCTGGTGCGGGCGGTGCGGGTTTGATGGGTCGGTCCGGGGTTTCTTTTGGTTTGATCTGACCCGTGCCGGGGCCAATCTCGTTTTTTGCCTCCGCCCATGTCTGAGAACCTCACCCCCATGATGCAGCAATACCGCCGGATCAAGGCGGAGATCCCGGCGGATGCCCTGCTGCTGTTCCGCCTGGGGGATTTTTACGAGATGTTTTTTGACGATGCCAAGGACGCGTCGGCCCTGCTCAACCTCACCCTGACCAAGCGCAACGGCGTGCCCATGTGCGGGGTGCCGTATCACGCGGCGGAAAACTACGTGGGCAAGATGATCCAGTCGGGCCGTCGTGTGGCCATCTGCGACCAGGTCACCGAACCCCGGCCGGGCCAGATCGTCGAACGTGCGGTGACCCAGATCCTCAGCCCGGGGAGCGTTTTCCACCTCGACCTGACCGCACCCAAGGAAAACCGCTTCATGGCCGCCGTGGTCGAGCGCGAGGGGGTTTTCGGTTTCGCCTTCCTCGACCTGACCACGGGGGAATTCCGCGTCACCGAACTGCACGGGGCCAAGGCCTGGCACGATGAGTTGTTGCGCCTGCATCCGCGCGAATTGATCCACCCCTCCGAGGTGCGCCCGCCCAAGCTCCCGGACGGGTGCAAGCCCGCGGTGGTGTCGCATGACGACTGGACCTTCGAGCACGACCACGCCGAGTTGTTCCTGCGCGAGCATTTCAAGGTGCAGTCCCTCGATGGCTTCGGTTGTTCCGGCCTGCGCAAGGGCGGGCTGGGGGCGGCCGGTGCGTTGCTCCATTACGCCACCCAGACCCTGCGGGCCCAAGCGGGCCACGTGCTCAAGCTGCTCCCTTACTCTGGCGATGATTTCCTTGTCGTGGACGCCATCACCCAGCGGAATCTGGAACTCGTCCAGCCGATGAGCCACGCTGCGGGTGACACCACCCTGCTCAAGGCCCTGGACAAGACCGTTACCGCCATGGGCGGGCGAGAACTCGGGCGCTGGATTTTGCGGCCCTTGCGGTCGCGCGACCCCATCCTGGCCCGCCAGAAAGTGGTCGACCGCTGGCTGGAGGATGTCGGCCGCTTGGAGGATTTCCGCACCCTGCTGCACGAAGTCCGCGACTTGGAGCGGATCATCGGACGCCTGGCCCAGGGCTCGGGCAATGCCCGCGATCTCCAGGCCCTGCGGCTTTCCCTTGACCCGCTCACCGGCATCAAGGCCATGGCGGAATCGCTCCAGACCCCGTTGGCCGAGGAACTCGCGGCGCGCATCGAACCCCAACCCGATCTGATCGATTTGATCGAAAGGGCCATCGAGCCCGAGCCACCCCTGGCGGTGAAGGAGGGCGGCATCATCCGCGAGGGTTTCCGGCCCGAGGTCGACGAGTTGCGCGTGGCTATGCGCGACGGCAAAGCCTGGATCGCCGACCTGCAGAACCGCGAGCAGGAGCGCACTGGCATCCGTTCGCTCAAAGTCCGTTACACTGAAGCCTTCGGGTATTTCATCGAGATCACCCGGAGCAACCTCGACCAAGTCCCGGCCGACTACACGCGCAAGCAGACCCTGGTCAATGCCGAGCGTTACATCACCCCCGAGTTGAAGGAAATGGAAGGCAAGCTGCTCGGGGCGGAAGAACGTTCGCGCCAGTTGGAATACAAGGTTTTTCTGGAAATCCGCGAGCAGGTGGTGGCGCGCACCGCCGCCATCCAGGAAGTGGCCCGCGCGGTGGCCCAGTTGGATGTCCTGGCCTCCTTCGCCGTCAGCGCCCGGCTGATGGACTATTGCAAACCGGAGATCAGCACCAACGGACGCATGGACGTGGAGGAGGGACGGCACCCAGTCCTGGAGCAACTCCTCGTCGGGGAGAAATTCGTCCCCAACGACATCCGTCTCAACCAGGACGACTGCCGCCTGGTCATCCTCACCGGTCCAAACATGGCCGGCAAAAGCACCTACATTCGCCAAGTGGCCCTCATCGCCCTCATGGCCCACCTTGGCAGCCACGTCCCCGCCCGCGCGGCCACCGTCCCGGTGTGCGACCGCATCTTCACCCGCGTGGGTGCGAACGACGACCTTTCCCGGGGGCAGAGCACGTTCATGGTGGAGATGAACGAGACGGCCAACATCCTCAACAACGCCACCGCCCAGAGCCTGGTCATCCTGGATGAGATCGGTCGGGGCACCAGCACCTTTGACGGGTTGAGCATCGCTTGGTCGGTGGCCGAGCACCTGCACAACATCGTCAAATGCAAAACACTCTTCGCCAC includes:
- a CDS encoding class I SAM-dependent methyltransferase, with the translated sequence MDRRYWEEKGRAYDAEIFDVYAEDRKGVVAAAIRRTLRKSDRAADLGCGTGKALPLLAPRALSVEAVDLSESCLRKARHFADAWKNITFRRADLARERVSGRLDFVLNVNVLIMPDAGVRQAILRHIAVRLKRGGRLLLVVPSLESSLWVARRLYDWELKDGRTPAQARRGVQRLLGDRFRVGLADGLVPIDGVPTKHFLAPELSSVLAAVGLELRGLEKVEYAWRTEFEDPPSWMRAPYPWDWLVRAVRV
- the mutS gene encoding DNA mismatch repair protein MutS; translated protein: MSENLTPMMQQYRRIKAEIPADALLLFRLGDFYEMFFDDAKDASALLNLTLTKRNGVPMCGVPYHAAENYVGKMIQSGRRVAICDQVTEPRPGQIVERAVTQILSPGSVFHLDLTAPKENRFMAAVVEREGVFGFAFLDLTTGEFRVTELHGAKAWHDELLRLHPRELIHPSEVRPPKLPDGCKPAVVSHDDWTFEHDHAELFLREHFKVQSLDGFGCSGLRKGGLGAAGALLHYATQTLRAQAGHVLKLLPYSGDDFLVVDAITQRNLELVQPMSHAAGDTTLLKALDKTVTAMGGRELGRWILRPLRSRDPILARQKVVDRWLEDVGRLEDFRTLLHEVRDLERIIGRLAQGSGNARDLQALRLSLDPLTGIKAMAESLQTPLAEELAARIEPQPDLIDLIERAIEPEPPLAVKEGGIIREGFRPEVDELRVAMRDGKAWIADLQNREQERTGIRSLKVRYTEAFGYFIEITRSNLDQVPADYTRKQTLVNAERYITPELKEMEGKLLGAEERSRQLEYKVFLEIREQVVARTAAIQEVARAVAQLDVLASFAVSARLMDYCKPEISTNGRMDVEEGRHPVLEQLLVGEKFVPNDIRLNQDDCRLVILTGPNMAGKSTYIRQVALIALMAHLGSHVPARAATVPVCDRIFTRVGANDDLSRGQSTFMVEMNETANILNNATAQSLVILDEIGRGTSTFDGLSIAWSVAEHLHNIVKCKTLFATHYHELTELSVALTGVKNYNVAVREWHDQIIFLRKIVAGGTDKSYGIQVARLAGLPKEVIARAKEILRNLEENELDATGKPQLARHPEEKPVKKVKKKKGKKQKGPIEVPQMDLFRRVETPGN